One genomic segment of Cherax quadricarinatus isolate ZL_2023a unplaced genomic scaffold, ASM3850222v1 Contig913, whole genome shotgun sequence includes these proteins:
- the LOC128692558 gene encoding zinc finger protein 84-like, which yields MSKILEKECVPATHITVDAEDKLYQFSHSSQNALCVSLITVNEDKKTVQCLMCLKKFSKKKCLTRHLRIHTGEKPHQCSQCLKEFTRKCHLVEHMRIHTGEKPHQCLECLKDFTSKSNLVQHMRIHTGEKPYQCSECLKEFSQKPHLVNHMRIHTGEIQHQCSVCLKEFSYKCYLVQHMRIHTGEKPHQCSECLKKFSYKSSLVQHMRIHTGEKPYHCSECFKEFSYKSNLVQHMRIHTGEKPYQCSECIKEFSEKSTLVQHMRGHTGEKPHQCSECLKEFSDKFSLAKHMRIHTGEKPYQCSECQREFSRKSSLVQHVRIHTGEKPHQCSECLKEFSNKSNLIKHMRIHTGEKPYQCSDCLKQFSEKSSLVKHLRLHTI from the coding sequence ATGTCTAAAATACTTGAAAAAGAATGTGTTCCTGCAACACACATTACAGTTGATGCAGAAGACAAACTATATCAGTTTTCACATTCCTCACAAAATGCTCTCTGTGTATCATTAATAACAGTTAATGAAGACAAAAAAACTGTTCAGTGTTTAATGTGTTTGAaaaaattttctaaaaaaaaatgtttaacgAGACACTtgagaattcatactggagagaaaccacatCAATGTTCACAATGTCTGAAAGAGTTTACCAGAAAATGTCATTTAGTTGAACACATGAggattcatactggagagaaaccacatCAATGTTTAGAATGTCTGAAAGACTTTACCAGTAAATCTAATTTAGTACaacacatgagaattcatactggggagaaaccatatcagtgttcagagtgtttaaaagaGTTTTCTCAAAAACCTCATTTAGTAAACcacatgagaattcatactggagagatACAACATCAATGTTCAGTGTGTCTAAAAGAGTTTTCATATAAATGTTATTTAGTACAGcacatgagaattcatactggagagaaaccacatcaatgttcagagtgtctaaaaaAGTTTTCATATAAATCTAGTTTAGTACaacacatgagaattcatactggagagaagccatatcatTGTTCAGAGTGCTTTAAAGAGTTTTCATATAAATCTAATTTAGTACaacacatgagaattcatactggagagaaaccatatcaatgttcagagtgtatAAAAGAATTTTCAGAAAAATCTACTTTAGTTCAGCACATGAGaggtcatactggagagaaaccacatcaatgttcagagtgtctaaaagaATTTTCAGATAAATTTAGTTTAGCAAaacacatgagaattcatactggagagaaaccatatcagtgttcagagtgtcaaaGAGAGTTTTCAAGAAAATCAAGTTTAGTACAACACGtgagaattcatactggagagaaaccacatcagtgttcagagtgtttgaaaGAATTTTCAAATAAATCTAATTTGATAAaacacatgagaattcatactggagagaaaccatatcagtgttcagattGTCTAAAACAGTTTTCAGAAAAATCTAGTTTAGTGAAACACCTGAGACTTCATACTATTTAG